The genomic window GGCAATTAAATTAGGAGCTAAATTTTGTGCGTCGTCGTAAATAATAGTGGTTGGTTTATCTGTAACATCCATTATGCTTAAAGCTGCTTCTGGAATATTTTTAACGTATTTTTTTAGCATTCTATCATCGGTAACCAAGCAAATTAGAGCTTTACTATCTTCGCGTTGCTTTAATTTATATATTTTTTTTACCGCTTCTGGGTTTGTGGCATCGCAGCCAATTCCCCAAACGGTATCGGTAGGGTAGAGTATAAGGCCACCTTGTTTTAATACTTGTATCGCCTTATTTATTTCTTCATTCATATTTTGAACCTTATATTTGCAGTCGTGCAAATTTACAACAGAAATTCAAATTGATATCAAGTTGGTTTATTTTATAAAATGAAGGAAATAAAAGTATTTACTAAAAGTTCAGAAAGTGAGTTCAATACAAAGCTCACTAAACTCGTTCATGATTTTGATAATTTAAAAGACGGCGTAGGCAAAAGAAACATAATTAAAATTGTTGAAGTTGATGGGGTTAATTTGAATATTAAAGCTTTTAAAATTCCTAATGTAATAAATCAAATAGTTTATAATTTTTTTAGAAAAAGTAAGGCGCAACGCTCATTCGAATATGCTAAGAAGTTAACAGAAATGAATGTTGGTACGCCAAAACCGTTAGCTTACTTCGAATTTAAAAAATCTTTATTATTTAATAAAAGTTTTTATATCAGTGAGCAATTGGATTGTGATTTAACTTATCGAGAGCTTCTCCATGATTTTAACTACCCCGATTACGATAACATTCTTAGAGCATTTACGAGGTTTACATATAGTTTACATGAAAAAGGTATTCAGTTTTTAGATCATTCTCCAGGAAATACTTTAATTAAGAAAAATGGTGATAATTATGACTTTTATTTGGTAGATTTAAATCGAATGAATTTTGGGACTTTAGATTTTGATACACGTATGCAAAACTTTGCAAGACTTTCTAAATACAAAGAAATGGTTGAAGTAATGAGTGATGAATATGCTAAATGTAGTAATGAAGATTATGATAAGGTTTTTACTGCTATGTGGATAGAAGTTCAAAATTTTCGTGCAAAATTAGAACGAAAAAAAGAGTTGAAAAAGAAGTTAAAGTTTTGAGTTTTTCCAAAGTTTTTTAAGTTCGCGATAACGGTAGTTTACACCATACGCGCTTAAATAACAGATTTTAAAACCTTCTTTGCCATCTAAAATACCTAACCTAATAATATAATTAGTTATAAACTTAAAAGCAGGCCTTAAATATAAATGATAAGCATTTGTTTTTTTTCCTTTATTAAAACATTCCAATGCTTTCAGCTTTGCATAACGTTCCATTTTGGATTTGTAATGTGCAGAACTGTTAAAGCAATAATGAAGCATATTGTTTTTTAGCAGTTTGCTTTTGCCATTAATTTCTGGCATTTCGTGTACAATTTTATCTTCAAGATATTTTACTTTTCCGTTTTTAAACAACCTATAGGTAGTATCAGTTTGAAAACCACTAAAACGAATTCTTTTTTGTTTGAAAAAGTAGAGGCGCTTCATCATGAAACCTACAGTTTCGTCTGGATTTTTTATTTCTTTAAGAATTTCCTTTTTTAATTTCTTAGGAATGCGCTCATCTGCATCAATAAATAGAATCCAATTACTGGAAGCTTGTTGTAACGCAAAATTACGCTGATCTGCAAAATTTTTAAATTCTCGTTGAATTGTTTTTACATGGTTTAACTGTTTAAGTTTTTCAAAAGTACCATCATTACTAAAAGAATCTACGACAATAATTTCATCTACAAAATCGATGTTTTTAATCACATTTTCAATATGTTTTATTTCATTGAAAGTGATAATAAGAGCCGATATTTTTTGTTGATTTTTCAAAATAAATGTTACTAAAATTATTTAGTAAAAGGTTTGTTATAACTTTTTAGAGTAAAAAAGTTTAGTCGTTTTCTAATTTTATATTTTCTTATAAGATTTAAAGGTTTTCTTTTAAGATGTTTTTTGTCTTTATGTAAAAAGTCTATTGTTGCAGAAATTACACGTTGTGATGATTTTCCATCAAAATAGGGATGTAGGTCTTTAATAAATGTATCAATGTTTTTTATTAAATCAGCAGGATAAGTTAAAGCTCTTTTGAAAGACGCTTCAATAAGATTAGCATCGTTTATATCAATTAAATAATTGTGTTTAAAGGTGTGATTAAAAGTCACCACAGTTTTTTTTTGAAGTAAAAATTCTTGTATTGCCGATGTAGTATCTGCAAATAAAATATCGGCTTGTTTAAATAAAGGGACCAAATCTGTAGTGTCGTAAAACGTAAAATGTGGTCCTGTTAGTGTTTTCCATTTCGTAACAATTTCTTTTGTCATTTTAGGATGTAAAACCAACTTAAAATTATATTTCCCAGAAGTTGAAAGTGATTTTATTTTATTAAAAACAGAATCATTGTGTGCTAAACTTAAACGTTCTGTAAAAGTAGAAGCAATCATAATAGTTGGAATACTTTCTTTTTTCTTGTCTTCAATAGGAAATAATGGGTCTACTTTACTCCAGCCTGTTTCAATAACTTCAAAATGGGGGTAAAGTTCTTGCTGTTTTTTAAAGCCAATAGTTGTAGTTGGACCTTGTGTACAGTATAAATCAAAGAAACCACGAATTCTAAAATGAGAAAAACTGTTTTTTGCTTCAGGTCTTTTTTGTGCATTAAAACCATGAAAAATCTGAACTTTAAT from Algibacter sp. L1A34 includes these protein-coding regions:
- a CDS encoding L-threonylcarbamoyladenylate synthase, producing MNEEINKAIQVLKQGGLILYPTDTVWGIGCDATNPEAVKKIYKLKQREDSKALICLVTDDRMLKKYVKNIPEAALSIMDVTDKPTTIIYDDAQNLAPNLIAEDGSIAIRIPDDEFCYQLSRRLNGALVSTSANITGFPTPKSFKEIAPEVLKGVDYVVNLQREKICANPSSIIKLSNSGVVKIIRK
- a CDS encoding lipopolysaccharide kinase InaA family protein, which gives rise to MKEIKVFTKSSESEFNTKLTKLVHDFDNLKDGVGKRNIIKIVEVDGVNLNIKAFKIPNVINQIVYNFFRKSKAQRSFEYAKKLTEMNVGTPKPLAYFEFKKSLLFNKSFYISEQLDCDLTYRELLHDFNYPDYDNILRAFTRFTYSLHEKGIQFLDHSPGNTLIKKNGDNYDFYLVDLNRMNFGTLDFDTRMQNFARLSKYKEMVEVMSDEYAKCSNEDYDKVFTAMWIEVQNFRAKLERKKELKKKLKF
- a CDS encoding glycosyltransferase family 2 protein; this encodes MKNQQKISALIITFNEIKHIENVIKNIDFVDEIIVVDSFSNDGTFEKLKQLNHVKTIQREFKNFADQRNFALQQASSNWILFIDADERIPKKLKKEILKEIKNPDETVGFMMKRLYFFKQKRIRFSGFQTDTTYRLFKNGKVKYLEDKIVHEMPEINGKSKLLKNNMLHYCFNSSAHYKSKMERYAKLKALECFNKGKKTNAYHLYLRPAFKFITNYIIRLGILDGKEGFKICYLSAYGVNYRYRELKKLWKNSKL
- a CDS encoding CDP-glycerol glycerophosphotransferase codes for the protein MQYKFLIYISYSYAIPIGNPLEEEIIKKGYTVKWFSDLEDGKVALQKKQNVIDTIKDVVSYEPHIVLAATNDIPDFISGIKVQIFHGFNAQKRPEAKNSFSHFRIRGFFDLYCTQGPTTTIGFKKQQELYPHFEVIETGWSKVDPLFPIEDKKKESIPTIMIASTFTERLSLAHNDSVFNKIKSLSTSGKYNFKLVLHPKMTKEIVTKWKTLTGPHFTFYDTTDLVPLFKQADILFADTTSAIQEFLLQKKTVVTFNHTFKHNYLIDINDANLIEASFKRALTYPADLIKNIDTFIKDLHPYFDGKSSQRVISATIDFLHKDKKHLKRKPLNLIRKYKIRKRLNFFTLKSYNKPFTK